A window of Cryptomeria japonica chromosome 3, Sugi_1.0, whole genome shotgun sequence contains these coding sequences:
- the LOC131053333 gene encoding transcription factor bHLH49, with protein sequence MASNDQQDKNAVFDRRNSSASVNVNFQTSGPCTNSAMMKNTVPTNKTSSLQNVKSPVPNASYFSSWETSSSMPLNSNTLVGSSSIPSNAIDNGGSMASDGVVIGRSSGSSSALAFRSSGGWNASGILMQSGGTSTPGMIQLACDNGFAERAARFSCFGGAGGSGAAFNLSEAVFTRSGVDNSVIPKIPRPTNMAELIKAAASPSKEEVCTPRKAGRLSRSSTPGGNDSDDAEASTAREDSSSSEQITGEAAGRKRKQMQQLPKDKAKELSPSEAGMDRKSIEPQYIAPEGLLEKDDIKSKAEQSSSVNAKALDAPKEDYIHVRARRGQATNSHSLAERVRREKISERMKFLQDLVPGCSKVTGKAVMLDEIINYVQSLQRQVEFLSMKLAAVNPRLDFNIEALLAKDLRGSLPTMLCAPEANTSYPQLHQSQQGLLQVATEGHGVLNQAEAIRRTMNAQLACVDGYGDALAQLSNVWDDELQSIVQMGFAQNIQTPFKSQGNSGSMPTSNMKAEH encoded by the exons ATGGCCTCCAATGACCAACAAGACAAGAATGCTGTATTTGATAGAAGAAATTCGAGTGCTAGTGTGAACGTGAACTTTCAGACTTCAGGACCTTGTACAAACTCTGCTATGATGAAAAACACTGTACCCACAAATAAAACATCTTCATTGCAAAATGTGAAGTCCCCTGTTCCCAATGCTTCATACTTTAGTAGCTGGGAAACTAGTAGTAGTATGCCTCTCAATTCAAACACATTAGTGGGTTCTTCATCGATTCCAAGCAATGCCATTGATAATGGTGGTAGCATGGCTAGTGATGGTGTAGTTATTGGTAGATCAAGTGGGTCTTCTTCTGCTTTGGCATTTAGATCTTCAGGGGGTTGGAACGCTTCTGGGATTTTAATGCAGAGTGGAGGAACATCGACACCAGGCATGATTCAGTTAGCTTGTGATAATGGGTTTGCAGAAAGAGCTGCAAGATTCTCTTGCTTTGGTGGGGCTGGTGGTAGTGGTGCTGCTTTCAATCTCAGTGAAGCTGTCTTCACCAGATCTGGGGTTGATAATTCAGTCATCCCCAAGATCCCCAGACCTACAAATATGGCTGAACTGATCAAGGCTGCTGCTTCTCCGTCGAAGGAAGAAGTTTGCACTCCAAGAAAAGCTGGAAGGCTGTCAAGGTCTTCCACGCCAGGAGGCAATGACTCTGATGATGCTGAAGCCAGTACTGCTAGAGAGGATTCTTCCAGTTCAGAACAGATTACAGGCGAAGCTGCTGGAAGGAAACGCAAGCAAATGCAACAATTGCCGAAGGATAAGGCAAAGGAATTGTCTCCGTCTGAAGCTGGAATGGATAGAAAG AGTATAGAACCCCAGTACATAGCTCCAGAAGGTTTGTTGGAGAAGGATGATATAAAATCCAAGGCAGAACAAAGTTCTAGTGTGAATGCTAAGGCTTTAGATGCACCCAAAGAAGATTACATTCATGTCAGAGCAAGGCGAGGCCAAGCAACTAATAGTCATAGTCTTGCAGAGAGA GTGAGAAGGGAAAAGATTAGTGAACGCATGAAGTTTCTGCAGGATCTTGTTCCTGGATGTAGTAAG GTAACCGGAAAAGCAGTGATgcttgatgagataataaattatGTTCAGTCACTTCAACGGCAAGTCGAG TTTTTGTCAATGAAGCTTGCAGCTGTTAACCCTCGTTTGGACTTCAACATAGAAGCACTTCTCGCTAAAGAT TTGCGAGGCTCCTTACCAACCATGCTGTGTGCCCCGGAAGCAAATACCTCATATCCCCAGCTTCACCAATCCCAACAGGGGCTTCTCCAAGTTGCGACAGAAGGACATGGTGTGCTAAACCAAGCAGAAGCAATTAGAAGAACAATGAATGCCCAATTAGCATGCGTTGATGGTTATGGAGATGCTCTTGCTCAG TTATCGAATGTATGGGATGATGAGCTCCAAAGCATTGTACAGATGGGATTTGCGCAAAATATTCAAACTCCTTTTAAATCCCAAGGAAACAGTG GGTCAATGCCCACAAGCAATATGAAGGCTGAACATTGA